A window of Trichoderma atroviride chromosome 3, complete sequence contains these coding sequences:
- a CDS encoding uncharacterized protein (EggNog:ENOG41), with protein sequence MALAPEDFPQMWQRPGYEELTGILESLELSPPVWNHRQQRSDIVAQQESLATQRKAEVTRYLSSIIKSPLAWIDDYDKQEALWELASKRMSERCGRTAMGEVTRRWPFEGDGAACEPFELIIKEPALTGDSLGFKTWGSSYVLSRYLPRLAATSLFKIFDETLGQPPPTVLELGSGTGLLGVAAAAFWQTHVILSDLPNIVPNLKDNMETNKDLVESRGGSMSVGPLTWGGEEDEIDQELFGESFQFKVVLVADPLYDDDHPALLASAICQNLALGSESRAVVMVPMRDDTTRGLLESFKQAMLDLETPLFLEEEKKLDGEDDWGEDEDEGQVECWLGVFSRGGSPLTA encoded by the exons ATGGCTCTGGCGCCAGAGGATTTTCCGCAGATGTGGCAACGGCCAGGCTATGAAGAGCTCACTGGCATTCTCGAGAGCCTAGAGCTGAGCCCTCCCGTTTGGAACCACAGACAGCAGCGGTCAGACATTGTTGCGCAGCAAGAATCGCTAGCCACTCAGCGCAAGGCAGAAGTGACTCGCTATCTTTCATCTATCATAAAGAGCCCTCTGGCATGGATCGACGACTATGACAAGCAAGAGGCCTTGTGGGAGCTGGCGAGCAAACGCATGTCTGAGAGATGTGGCCGGACTGCCATGGGCGAAGTGACGAGACGGTGGCCGTTTGAAGGCGATGGCGCCGCGTGCGAGCCGTTTGAGCTGATCATCAAAGAGCCTGCTCTGACGGGCGACTCGCTAGGATTCAAGACCTGGGGTTCATCATACGTGCTGTCACGCTATCTGCCTCGACTTGCTGCGACTTCGCTGTTCAAGATCTTTGACGAGACGCTTGGCCAGCCTCCTCCTACGGTCCTGGAGCTCGGCTCAGGAACGGGGTTGCTGGGtgtggcggcagcggctttTTGGCAGACGCATGTGATTTTGAGTGATTTGCCAAACATTGTGCCCAACCTCAAAGATAATATGGAGACGAACAAAGATCTGGTAGAGTCTCGAGGAGGGTCAATGTCTGTCGGCCCACTTACATGgggtggagaagaagacgagattgACCAGGAACTTTTTGGCGAATCTTTTCAGTTCAAG GTCGTTCTCGTTGCTGATCCCTTGTATGACGACGACCATCCTGCGCTTCTCGCTTCGGCAATCTGCCAGAATCTTGCTCTCGGCTCCGAATCCAGGGCGGTGGTCATGGTGCCTATGCGAGACGATACAACGCGTGGGCTGCTGGAGTCTTTCAAGCAGGCCATGTTGGATCTCGAGACGCCGCTGTTcctcgaagaagagaagaagttggatggtgaagatgactggggcgaagacgaggacgagggccAGGTCGAATGCTGGCTGGGTGTCTTTTCTCGTGGCGGATCTCCTTTGACGGCGTAA
- a CDS encoding uncharacterized protein (EggNog:ENOG41), translated as MEAHGYITHLFLPLIGNSPRCWFLKPERLLGRIIERTHWLGVGMGGPPGVSASVVAVLQLATAATQYLKDVRGGTAERTRLRDELRSTVCLLEMLQDRLEDSERGVDDSSTLRPQAVDSLSGSDGPLQVFRQVLDEVIAELAPQDKLRQRAQPFTWPFDKKKVAELLACLERLKSHFNLALQNDIAQLARSANLKLDRLADNVESSEARSRDADAQKIINWLSPLSFRARHVSVLESVQPGTGAWLLKHEVFRSWVNGNTGTLWCPGIPGAGKTRLSSLVINHLEQEPPHARSFCSYIYCDYRQRGSQSSAALLSSILQQVLQSSAEVLPSEVATLYSQHQKYNTRPTLTQITDILGKIVSTFESFHVVIDALDECAESNEEALRFVTAVSSLSSSVKIMCTSRSSSRFDAYFSEAMKIKISAHHDDISTFLDACIQEQHILSKHIRKDPTLKDDIIRTIIQESQGMFLLAKLHMASLSKKLSCREVRAALKSLPKTLDAMYADAYERIENQETEFAELAEAVLFWVICARRNFTVQDLQHLYATQELPDGELLEEDDLPDGDILTEACSGLVMVDAESQVVRLVHYTAQQYFEESHKLLIKRAQLTLTRTSLTYLALPNFSSGACTNDADMSLRLEQYPFLDYAAKYWGTEIVHIESAEIIPKLETFISNTAALEAANQAWSLKANRYTHWSQEFPRHVPALVMISAFEVSDILRYMVSKGHAVDDRGSDGETALIRSAAFGHAQNVQVLLELGAEVDARDHMDETALQRAARCGYEDVINVLLDKGADVNLRASGDWTALMSAVSSANIEAVRILVEAGADFKAETVWGDSALSIATRNGLEVIANFLSDQGGSSPQGSRWASCLHHCLSQGSTPARPETHGQLRHCCRQATAAAELETHGRVKCHSRGRNSSVWYEETRGTGSRLRSR; from the exons ATGGAGGCACAtggctacat AACGCATCTTTTCTTGCCACTCATCGGCAATAGCCCTCGTTGTTGGTTTTTGAAGCCCGAGCGGCTCCTTGGGCGTATCATCGAGCGCACGCACTGGCTCGGCGTCGGCATGGGCGGCCCTCCAGGGGTCTCGGCCAGTGTCGTTGcggtgctgcagctcgcaACGGCCGCCACGCAGTATCTCAAGGACGTCAGGGGCGGGACGGCCGAAAGGACGCGCCTCCGAGACGAGCTGCGAAGCACGGTGTgcctgctggagatgctgcaggacCGCCTGGAGGATTCGGAGCGCGGCGTGGACGACTCGAGCACGCTGAGGCCGCAGGCTGTCGATTCGTTGAGCGGCTCGGATGGCCCATTGCAGGTGTTCCGGCAAGTTTTGGACGAAGTTATCGCCGAGCTTGCCCCTCAGGATAAACTGAGGCAAAGGGCACAGCCGTTTACGTGGCCGTTTgataagaagaaggtggCAGAGCTGCTTGCGTGCTTGGAAAGATTGAAGAGCCACTTCAACCTCGCTTTGCAGAACGATATTGC ACAACTGGCGAGATCGGCAAACCTCAAGCTGGATAGACTTGCCGATAATGTAGAAAGCTCGGAAGCAAGATCTCGAGATGCAGATGCACAGAAAATTATCAATTGGCTCAGTCCACTGTCTTTTCGAGCCAGACATGTCAGTGTTTTGGAGAGCGTGCAGCCTGGGACTGGCGCCTGGTTGTTGAAACATGAGGTTTTTCGTAGCTGGGTAAATGGCAACACTGGAACTCTCTGGTGTCCGGGCATAC ctggagctggcaagACAAGACTCTC ATCCTTGGTCATCAACCACCTCGAACAAGAGCCTCCCCACGCACGCAGTTTCTGCTCATACATCTACTGCGACTACAGACAGCGCGGCAGCCAGTCAAGTGCTGCTCTCCTTTCGAGTATACTTCAGCAAGTGCTTCAAAGTTCAGCTGAGGTGCTACCGTCTGAAGTAGCAACGCTGTATAGCCAACATCAGAAATACAACACTCGTCCTACCTTGACGCAGATTACCGATATTCTTGGCAAGATAGTCTCAACGTTTGAATCATTTCATGTCGTCATCGACGCCCTTGACGAGTGTGCAGAGTCAAATGAAGAGGCTCTCCGATTTGTGACGGCAGTTTCCTCTTTGAGTTCATCAGTGAAGATAATGTGCACTTCTAGATCTTCTAGCAGATTCGACGCCTATTTCAGTGAAGCGATGAAAATAAAGATTTCTGCTCATCATGACGATATTAGCACTTTTCTGGATGCATGCATACAAGAACAGCATATACTCTCAAAACATATTCGGAAAGACCCCACACTGAAAGACGACATCATCAGAACCATCATCCAAGAATCTCAGGGGAT GTTCTTATTAGCAAAACTACACATGGCTTCTCTATCAAAGAAGCTTAGCTGCAGAGAGGTGCGGGCTGCGTTGAAGTCCCTACCAAAAACTCTAGATGCCATGTACGCAGACGCATATGAGAGGATAGAGAATCAAGAAACAGAATTCGCtgagctggccgaggcaGTGCTGTTCTGGGTCATTTGTGCCAGAAGAAACTTTACAGTCCAGGACTTGCAGCATCTATATGCCACGCAGGAATTGCCAGACGGAGAATTActcgaagaagatgacttgCCAGATGGCGATATTTTAACGGAGGCTTGCAGCGGCTTGGTCATGGTTGATGCGGAATCGCAAGTCGTCCGTCTAGTCCACTATACCGCTCAGCAATACTTTGAAGAATCTCACAAACTGTTGATAAAAAGGGCACAGCTGACTCTGACGAGAACCAGTCTGACATATCTAGCATTGCCCAACTTTTCCAGTGGCGCCTGCACAAACGATGCTGACATGTCTCTCCGCTTGGAGCAATATCCGTTTCTTGACTACGCTGCCAAATATTGGGGCACCGAAATTGTTCATATTGAGAGTGCCGAAATTATACCAAAGCTGGAAACCTTCATTTCCAACACTGCCGCGTTGGAGGCTGCCAACCAAGCATGGAGTTTGAAGGCTAATCGGTATACACATTGGAGCCAGGAGTTCCCTAGACATGTGCCTGCACTCGTGATGATCTCTGCTTTTGAAGTATCAGATATTCTAAGATACATGGTCTCAAAAGGCCATGCAGTTGATGACAGAGGCAGCGATGGGGAGACGGCTCTGATTCGttctgctgcctttggccACGCCCAGAACGTGCAAGTGCTCCTTGAACTCGGCGCCGAAGTTGATGCTCGAGATCACATGGATGAGACGGCGCTgcagagagcagcaagatgcgGGTATGAAGACGTGATTAACGTATTACTCGATAAAGGGGCAGACGTCAACTTGAGAGCATCCGGTGATTGGACTGCGCTCATGTCTGCAGTTTCTAGCGCCAACATTGAGGCCGTCAGAATCCTAGTGGAAGCGGGAGCCGATTTCAAAGCGGAAACGGTATGGGGAGATTCAGCCTTGAGCATTGCAACGCGCAATGGTCTGGAAGTCATTGCCAACTTCCTCTCGGATCAGGGGGGCAGTTCTCCCCAAGGGTCCCGCTGGGCGTCGTGCCTCCATCATTGCCTCTCGCAAGGGTCTACACCAGCTCGTCCGGAAACTCACGGCCAATTACGACACTGTTGCCGACAGGCCACTGCGGCGGCAGAGCTCGAGACTCATGGAAGGGTTAAATGCCATtcaagaggaagaaataGCAGCGTCTGGTATGAGGAGACCAGAGGCACTGGGAGCAGACTCCGGAGCAGATGA